TGTATTTAGATGAAGGTGAATCAACGAAACTCATAAACCATTAAAACGCTGACATCAAAAAAAAATCATAACCATGTATACCTTCTGGTTATGAGTAGATTTGAGGAGTATTCACTTTTTTCAGCCTTTGTATAAACGTTTTGTACAAAGGATCATTCGTTTCTGTGTGAACCATTTCCTTTTCACAATCTGTGCAGATAAACGATGTGTATAGATGGATTCCAACCTTCTTCTCAACGTGACAAACGATGCACTCTTCCAAAGCCGCCTTACGTTCCTGATTTAACATCGGGCCCTCCACCTCCATACAATCTATTCTGCCTCA
The DNA window shown above is from Rossellomorea vietnamensis and carries:
- a CDS encoding sigma factor G inhibitor Gin yields the protein MLNQERKAALEECIVCHVEKKVGIHLYTSFICTDCEKEMVHTETNDPLYKTFIQRLKKVNTPQIYS